TCTCTAGTTTTTTCATAGAGTTATCAAACATGTTTACTATATTTGTTTTAATATTATTTTTAGAATTATCGTCTCTATCTTTGCTTGGCTCAAAAATTCCAGCAATAGTACGTGCTAGTTTTGAAACAGGAGACTTTGGTGCAACATCTTCGAGCTCTTTTAAAAAGTTGTCTATAAAAGGCTGAGCAATTTTCATAAAAGCATCTATCTCTTTTTGATCTTGTTTATCTATGCCGTTAGAGTCAATAGAAAATTGAAACGACTGCATAGAAGAGAATGTCATAGATGTTTTTGAACTGTTGGCATTTTGCTCTTTGCTCATTGAAAGTGACTGTGCATTGGAAAAATCCATCTCAATAACGTCACCACTTGAAGTTTTCATTGCAATACTTAAATCGTGTGACCTATAAGAGTCAAATGCGTAAGATGTGTTCATAATACCTCTCCAAAATTATTATATCTTTACAGTATATCGGTTAGAAAAGTAAATACATTATGATAAAATTAGATTATGAAAAATAAGTATAGAATTTTAGTAACAAATGATGATGGTTATGAGGCAAAAGGTCTTCTTAGTTTAGTAGAGGCTTTAAGAGAGTTGGATGATGTAAGAGTTACTGTTGTAGCTCCAGCAAATGAGAAGTCTGCATGTGGTCACTCACTTACTTTGGTCCGTCCACTCCGCTTTGTGGGTGTTGGCGATGATTTTTACAAACTTGATGATGGAACCCCAAGTGATTGTGTTTATCTCTCTTTGAGCACAATATTTGTAGACTCTAAGCCGGATTTGCTAATCAGCGGTATAAACCGCGGTTCAAATATGGGTGAAGATATTACATACTCAGGAACTGCCGCTGGAGCTATGGAGGGGGTACTTCATGATGTCCCATCTATTGCGATTTCTCAAGTAATGGATTTTTCAGATCCTGAGGGGGATTTTACATTAGCAAAAGAGACAATAAA
The sequence above is drawn from the Candidatus Sulfurimonas baltica genome and encodes:
- the surE gene encoding 5'/3'-nucleotidase SurE, yielding MKNKYRILVTNDDGYEAKGLLSLVEALRELDDVRVTVVAPANEKSACGHSLTLVRPLRFVGVGDDFYKLDDGTPSDCVYLSLSTIFVDSKPDLLISGINRGSNMGEDITYSGTAAGAMEGVLHDVPSIAISQVMDFSDPEGDFTLAKETIKKLVLKIKNGTFPLPDREFLNVNIPPDVKEAKMLVTYAGYRFYANDSHVHRNPRGEEHYWLGLHPLNFSPRVGNIGVSDYEAIRDGNISITPIQLDMSAYKSMSRLQDWID